GATGATGTTGCTAATGTCACTGGATGGTCCAACAATTTGGGAGGTGCCAGTGTCCACAATAGCCTGGCATCCGCCAGAGCAGGCAACAACATTCCCGTTGATGGTAACGCTGAAATTAGCAACATCGCAGGTTACTCCCCTACTCACAGCACATGTGTCCTCTGGTGTCCAGTTAGACATCAGGAACAGAATGCAAAGTTGTTGCAGGTGCTCAGTTAGTAAAGACTAATGGCCCCCGTGGCTGAGAGCAAACTTTTAGGCTGGGGGAGGAATACACTTTCATACCTCTCCATGCTGATCTGCCAGTAGGtctcagaggagagagggatccAGTAAATGTTGCCAGTGTAGTAAGAGGTGTCAATTCCACCGAAAAGCACCACGCTCCCAGCCTGCTCGTTGCTTAAGAAAGGAAATTGGAGGTCATTTCAAATCCTGCTTAACTCTTGTCTATCTCTGAACTTAAAGGGTGCTGTCTTACATTTTGcttttccaaataaatgcaaaatactaCATCAGTTTGATCACACGTGAAGATGGTCTGAGTCCAATATTTGCTTATGCCTTGTATAAAAGTAAACTTCAGTTTGGCTGACGCCTAAAGGACATCATTATGAGCTCCATGACACGCATCAGTGTGGTAAAGTGATGAGGAGCAGGTCTTCTAACTTAAAGATTTGCAAGAATGATTCCTGAGGGGGCTGCAACTACAGCTGTTATagctttgagcaaggtactttacctgaATCTGAGTAAAACGCATTTATGCACTTTACGTAAGTCAATCTGAATATCTGCTGTGACAATAAATGttgattgttttaaataagaAGCTATAAGTAACTGTCCAGTGCTTTTGCTGTACAAATCTGACTGGAAAGTGAAAGGCTGGTAAGGTACATGAACATATTCAAAATCACCTGTCTGACACTTAGACTGGCAGATAAAAACTGAAGTGTCTTTCCACTGTctcaccaccagagggcaggcTTACCCGCTCAGGTAGACAGAGAAGAGATCCTGGGACACCAGACCCTGCTTCATCATATTGTCAAAGACGGGCGTGGCAccagaggaagagatggaggggAAGGCCAGACCCAGGATGCCATCAGCCACCATGTTGGCCATGAAAGGAGCCTCAGTCTGGCTCAGACCAAAGATCTGGTTGGCCACAGAAATGCCACCAACCTGGAGATGAAAATGTGGGGAAGGTTAATCACCCTGGCACAGGAAAGCACGGAAATGAGgctggcagtgtggtgttgtgagaATGCACCGCGTTTGTAAGAACATCCAGGTTCGATTCTTAGGCAGGGCAGCGATCGAAGTGGCTCTGGAAAAGGGCGTCTGTTAAGCAAACGTGCTCCTGAAATGCAAACTTCTCACCTGGACAGTGTCATATCCCAGGAATCCAGTCATGCTGCCAGTTCCATACTGAATGGAAAGGCTCTGAGAGGTAGACTGGAAAGTGCTTGACTGCTGAGGGTTGAATCTGGCATGGTTGTCTAAGAGGGAGATCATTTATAGAAATGAATCAGTGAAAATGACTCAGTGTATCACCAGTGCTTTCAAAACTTCTCAAATTAACTTCGTCCTTCAGGTGCCTCACTATTTAAACGAAGCTAAAAATGGCAATGTTCCAGTTCAGAGACTTGTTTGATTTGAATTGGTTAGCATGATTTCTATGCTCTTTTTGCCCACAGAATGGAacctttaaaatgtcttttctgCCTGGCACTTAGCACTCCTGGAGATGAACTGGAGTGTTGACCTGGACTTGTTCTTCAAGGAAGCATatgtgtggagaaaaaaggGATGGAAAATTCAACTGTCTCAGAGGGCTGGGAACATGCAGTGGTTACCATTAAATTCACATCTTGCTTTACATCTGGAACACTGGACAAGTTGCCTGTCCAATCAAAATAATGACCCCAATTATTACACATTAAACCCTTTTGCActtgacttattttatgctatgtagcgcacatgttacattacatggtttgttatgttttcattaggtTTATTGAGTTTCTCATGgttttcaccgccacatttgctatactttttaacattaaatcgctgtttcctcaaagctaacgttagctagaatgTTTCCAAATCGCACCGGTTTGACTGCACACGCTAAACCGCTAATCACACCTGGGGGACCGCACGCGCAAAAGGGATAGGAGCTGTGGCAGAGCGGAGTCCAACAGGCATCCACTCTCCAGGACCGGAATGGCTTGCCCCTGCCCATCCATCCCGCACCCAAAGGAATTTCACTTACTGCAGGCCTGGCTGTTGCAGTACACAGAGGGAACCCACAGGTTGGAGGAGCCAGTGTCAAAGATCACCTTAAAGGACTGGGGAGGAGTTCCGATGGAGATGACGCCATAGTAAGACAGCTGCGGGGGAGGAACAAACggattttcatgcatttaatcACGGGTGTCCATTTCCAAACAACAGCGACTTCACCTGTGCTCTACACTCAGTCTGTAGTACAgattaaatacaatattttgcTGAGCAAAACCATTTGGTTTCCATTTGGTGTCCTGTGCCTTCAACCGATGGacttatttcaaaatgcatcgagtgtgtttgtgtcagctgCAAAGCACACTAACTATCATATCTTTATCAGCAGCGgtacattacaacacattttgccatttagcagacgctcagAACATCTTACAAACTACAACCACAAAACGTCCTCTAGTGAAGTTGCACGCACAATGGAAACATTAAGAAGGCTACACACCACATCTGAAGTTGCGTCTCATTACTGAGTGCTGTGGCAACAACGGCTGCCATAATTACTTAAGCAGTACTGTAAATTCATGAGCAGAAATACTACATGCCTTAGGTTCGACCAACACTTGTGTGTCTATCAGATCAGAGTGGCGAATAAGAGGGTTAATAGATTGGACTTACATCAGCATCGTTGGTCATGGGCTCAAGGCCACTCTGGTAGAACTTGGCCATGGGGTTGTAAGGGTGCTGCTTCCTGTACTCCTCCCACAGACCCTTCTCCTGCAGAGCCTCCCTAACCGTCTTCCCCTTGATCAGGGGCACCCTAAAAGAAGAGGGGGACACAGAGCCTTCATCCCAATCCTCCACCATCAGTGCGGTGTAGCAGtaagcagcagggagagaatACAAGCACAGGGCACTTCAAGAGAAATTTGTTTGTTGACTGCAgactgctgccccctggtggatgACTGCAAATTGTAGTTTTGCATCTTTGTGGTCAGTTGTGAGGGATTAGTAAGACCATAGATGCAGACAGTGTAAGggttccattttaaaacattttacatattgcatttttttgtctgtttttccccattcttCTTCCATTTTTCTCCCAGTCTGGAATGTCCAGTTGTGCCCTGTAAATcctctttacatttacatttattcatttggcagacgcttttatccaaagcgacttacataggttatagtgctttacaatgttatccatttatacagccagatatttactgaggcaactgtgggttaagtacctggcccaagggtacagcagcagtgtcccagcggggatcaaactggcaacctttcggttataagtcctgctccttaaccactatgctacactgccacccctctTTGTTACTGCAACCCCCAATGTCCAAACACCTGCTCGCCTCTGAACCACATGATACCATCGCTACATCTCTTTATACACCGCAGTCCGCAGTCCAGCCTGTACAGAtatgagacagaggaagacactTCAGTTCTACAGCTAGTCTGCCCTCAGTGTAAAATTGTGAGCAGGAACGACCCAGATGCACAGATACTTCAAAACACAGAAGggtttcaaaaaacaaaaaatagtcACAAACAACAAGCAGACTTGGGCATAGAAAGACACACAACAGAGActagctcaagactgagcaaggAACACCACAACAGGCAGAGTTTAAATACACCAAAATTCAAGGCTAATTACAAACATGTTTGAACAATCGATTAGacatacacagtgcaaacacaaacaggaagaaaagtCCCTCTGGTGGATACTAAATGAAAAGCAGCAGGAAACTGGGACAGATAGGCTGTCATGAGGACGCCTGCTGGTTGTTGCGGGAAGCCGTCCCCAAAACCCTGACAGTCAGTGTAAATATAGTTGTATACAGCCCACTCTCATCTAATAATGAGAAGGTGgataattttgaaataaacatattttttatcCTTAAAACATACTAACTCTTCCCTATTAGTCTTAAACttatttttctaattttctaatgttttatattattccatctttattattacatattgcaATACTCACAATATTATATACAGTTACTTACCAACAAAACCATAAATCCACAGGACAGGACTGTGGCACTTTCAACCTTAATAAACTATTAAATGAAGCTAAAGTTTGAGAAACAGTAGAGAAAGCGTACACTCCTGGTCATGATGATGGTATA
This portion of the Megalops cyprinoides isolate fMegCyp1 chromosome 7, fMegCyp1.pri, whole genome shotgun sequence genome encodes:
- the LOC118781241 gene encoding pepsin A-like, with amino-acid sequence MMKLAVVLCALVAFSECLHKVPLIKGKTVREALQEKGLWEEYRKQHPYNPMAKFYQSGLEPMTNDADLSYYGVISIGTPPQSFKVIFDTGSSNLWVPSVYCNSQACNNHARFNPQQSSTFQSTSQSLSIQYGTGSMTGFLGYDTVQVGGISVANQIFGLSQTEAPFMANMVADGILGLAFPSISSSGATPVFDNMMKQGLVSQDLFSVYLSGNEQAGSVVLFGGIDTSYYTGNIYWIPLSSETYWQISMESVTINGNVVACSGGCQAIVDTGTSQIVGPSSDISNIINYVGASMDQYGDSTVNCNSISSMPAITFTINGYAFTIPATAYVSQSYYGCNTGFGNGGSDQLWILGDVFIRQYYTIFDRGNNYVGLAQVA